One window of the Salvia miltiorrhiza cultivar Shanhuang (shh) chromosome 6, IMPLAD_Smil_shh, whole genome shotgun sequence genome contains the following:
- the LOC130990570 gene encoding glucan endo-1,3-beta-glucosidase, basic isoform-like, whose protein sequence is MERSSCLENQCFGAIRSRLMLIAMAILCMHNADAQTGACYGTLGNNLPPPREMIALCKHHNIQSIRLYNPNPALVEPLQGSNVSVIVGVPNEEIQGIARDESLAISWVRDNILKYRNINFRYIAVGNEISPSANPDISPHVPIAMQHISDALAAAGLRRVKVSTALSMEILGLSNPPSLGSFQSQFLDLFINPIIKFLVKTNSPFLVNVYPYFAYVSDTTNIRLDYALFTSKSSVVKDGAYQYYNLFDAMVDAVHVALEKAGGANIRVVVSETGWPSAGGTATTVGNAGTYNSNLLKSVKKGAPRRPGKPIETYIFDLIDENNKSPELEKHWGIFLANKNPKYPLSFTA, encoded by the exons ATGGAGAGATCATCATGTCTAGAAAACCAATGCTTTGGAGCAATTCGTAGCAGACTTATGCTAATTGCAATGGCCATTCTTTGCATGCACAATGCAG ATGCTCAAACGGGAGCGTGCTACGGCACTCTTGGCAACAATCTACCACCACCTAGAGAAATGATCGCTCTATGCAAGCACCACAACATTCAAAGCATTCGGCTCTACAACCCTAATCCAGCACTTGTCGAACCACTTCAAGGCAGCAATGTCTCGGTCATCGTAGGTGTCCCCAACGAGGAGATCCAAGGCATCGCGAGGGATGAGTCCCTCGCGATATCTTGGGTTCGAGATAACATCCTCAAGTACCGAAATATTAACTTTCGCTACATTGCCGTCGGAAACGAGATCAGCCCATCAGCCAACCCCGACATTTCACCCCACGTCCCCATCGCCATGCAACACATCTCCGATGCCCTGGCCGCGGCCGGGCTTCGCAGAGTCAAGGTCTCCACCGCCCTAAGCATGGAGATTCTTGGACTTTCCAACCCTCCGTCGTTGGGGTCGTTCCAATCCCAATTCCTAGACTTGTTCATCAATCCTATTATCAAATTCCTAGTCAAAACTAATAGCCCTTTTCTAGTAAATGTGTATCCATATTTTGCATATGTTAGCGACACCACCAATATTCGTTTAGACTACGCACTATTTACCTCTAAATCGAGTGTGGTTAAAGATGGGGCATACCAATATTACAACTTATTCGACGCCATGGTTGACGCCGTCCACGTGGCTCTCGAGAAGGCCGGCGGGGCCAACATCAGGGTCGTGGTGTCGGAGACGGGGTGGCCGTCGGCCGGAGGGACGGCTACTACCGTAGGCAATGCAGGGACTTACAACTCCAATTTGCTCAAGAGTGTGAAAAAGGGAGCGCCAAGAAGGCCAGGGAAGCCTATTGAAACTTACATTTTCGATTTGATTGATGAGAATAATAAGAGCCCTGAACTTGAGAAGCACTGGGGAATATTTCTTGCGAATAAAAACCCTAAATATCCCCTATCTTTTACTGCGTAA